A region from the Lemur catta isolate mLemCat1 chromosome 7, mLemCat1.pri, whole genome shotgun sequence genome encodes:
- the LOC123641560 gene encoding olfactory receptor 51A7, with protein sequence MSVLNNSEVKLFLLMGIPGLEHAHIWVSIPICLMYLVAIMGNCTILFIIKTEPSLHEPMYYFLAMLAVSDMGLSLSSLPTMLRIFLFNAMEISPNACFAQEFFIHGFTVMESSVLLIMSLDRFLAIHNPLTYSSILTSNKVAKMGLVLAIRSILLVLPFPFTLKRLKYCQKNLLSHSYCLHQDTMKLACSDNKINVIYGFFVALCTMLDLALIVLSYVLILKTVLSIASLAERLTALNTCVSHICAVLIFCVPIITLAAMHRFAKHKSPLVVILIADMFLLVPPLMNPIVYCVKTRQIREKILGKLLNICRR encoded by the coding sequence ATGTCTGTTCTCAATAACTCCGAGGTCAAGCTTTTTCTTCTGATGGGGATCCCAGGACTGGAACATGCCCACATTTGGGTCTCCATCCCCATTTGCCTCATGTACCTGGTTGCCATCATGGGCAACTGCACCATTCTCTTTATCATAAAGACAGAGCCCTCACTTCATGAGCCAATGTATTATTTCCTTGCCATGCTGGCTGTCTCTGATATGGGCctgtccctctcctcccttcctacAATGCTGAGGATCTTCTTGTTCAATGCCATGGAAATTTCACCCAATGCCTGCTTTGCCCAAGAATTCTTCATCCATGGGTTCACTGTCATGGAATCCTCAGTGCTTCTAATTATGTCTTTGGATCGCTTTCTTGCCATTCACAATCCCCTAACATACAGTTCTATCCTTACTAGCAACAAGGTTGCTAAAATGGGACTAGTCTTAGCCATTAGGAGCATTCTCTTAGTGCTTCCATTCCCCTTCACtctaaagagattaaaatattgTCAAAAGAATCTTCTTTCTCACTCATACTGTCTTCATCAGGATACCATGAAGCTGGCCTGCTCTGACAACAAGATTAATGTCATCTATGGTTTCTTTGTTGCTCTCTGTACTATGCTGGACTTGGCATTGATTGTTTTGTCTTATGTGCTGATCTTGAAGACGGTACTCAGCATTGCATCTCTGGCAGAGAGGCTCACGGCCCTAAATACCTGCGTCTCCCACATCTGTGCTGTGCTCATCTTCTGTGTGCCCATCATCACCCTGGCTGCCATGCATCGCTTTGCCAAGCACAAAAGCCCCCTTGTGGTGATCCTCATTGCAGATATGTTCTTGCTGGTGCCGCCCCTGATGAACCCCATTGTGTACTGTGTAAAGACTCGACAAATCCGGGAGAAGATTTTAGGTAAGTTGCTTAACATATGTAGGAGATAA
- the LOC123641562 gene encoding olfactory receptor 51G2, producing the protein MTLGSLENSSSISSTFLLSGIPGLEHMHVWISIPLCFMYLISILGNSTILFIIKAELSLHEPMYLFLSMLALTDLGLSLCTLPTVLGIFWVGAREISRDACFAQLFFIHCLSFLESSVLLSMAFDRFVAICCPLHYASILTNAAISRIGLVSLGRSVALIFPLPFMLKRFPYCGSPVLSHPYCLHQEVMKLACADIKANSIYGMFVIVSTVGVDSLLILFSYALILHTVLSIASKAERLKALNTCVSHICAVLLFYTPMIGLSVIHRFGKQAPHLVQMVMGFVYLLFPPLMNPIVYSVKTKQIRDRVTHAFCY; encoded by the coding sequence ATGACACTGGGATCCCTGGAAAACAGCAGCAGCATCTCCTCTACCTTCCTGTTGAGTGGCATTCCTGGGCTGGAGCACATGCACGTCTGGATCTCCATCCCACTGTGCTTCATGTACCTAATTTCCATCCTAGGCAACAGCAcaattctttttatcattaaagCAGAGCTCTCACTCCATGAGCCTATGTACCTCTTCCTGTCCATGCTGGCTCTGACTGACCTGGGTCTGTCCCTGTGCACCCTCCCTACAGTGCTGGGCATCTTTTGGGTTGGGGCACGGGAGATTAGTCGTGATGCCTGTTTTGCCCAGCTCTTTTTCATTCACTGTTTGTCCTTCCTAGAGTCCTCTGTGCTACTGTCTATGGCCTTTGACCGCTTTGTGGCCATCTGCTGCCCCTTGCACTATGCTTCCATTCTCACCAACGCTGCCATTAGCAGGATTGGTCTCGTCTCTCTGGGCCGTAGTGTAGCCCTCATTTTCCCATTGCCTTTCATGCTCAAAAGATTCCCCTACTGTGGCTCCCCAGTCCTCTCACATCCCTATTGTCTCCACCAAGAAGTGATGAAATTGGCCTGTGCAGACATCAAGGCCAACAGCATCTATGGCATGTTTGTCATTGTTTCCACAGTGGGTGTAGACTCGCTACTCATCCTCTTCTCTTATGCCTTGATCCTGCACACTGTACTGTCCATCGCCTCCAAGGCTGAGAGACTGAAAGCTCTTAACACGTGTGTTTCTCACATCTGTGCTGTGCTCCTCTTTTACACTCCCATGATTGGCTTATCTGTCATCCACCGCTTTGGAAAGCAGGCACCCCACCTGGTCCAGATGGTCATGGGTTTTGTGtatctcctctttcctcccttgaTGAACCCCATTGTCTACAGTGTGAAGACAAAACAGATCAGAGATCGGGTGACTCATGCCTTTTGTTATTAA
- the LOC123641561 gene encoding olfactory receptor 51G1, translating into MIIPDNSSLQKATFFLTGFQGVEHLNGWISVPFCTIYLTVILGNLTILHVIRTDATLHEPMYYFLAMLALTDLGLCLSTLPTVLGIFWFDAREIGIPACFTQLFFIHTLSLVESSVLLSMSFDRYVAICNPLRYSTVLTPERIVKMGLSSVLRSALLILPLPFLLKHFQYCRSHVLTHAYCLHLEIMKLACSSIIVNHIYGLFVVACTVGVDSLLIFLSYALILRTVLSIASHQERLRALNTCVSHICAVLLFYTPMIGLSLVHRFGEHLPRIVHLLMSYVYLLVPPLMNPIVYSIKTKQIRQRIIKKFEFVKSLRRFQQD; encoded by the coding sequence ATGATAATCCCTGATAATAGCAGCCTCCAAAAAGCTACTTTCTTCCTGACGGGCTTTCAAGGTGTGGAACATCTCAATGGCTGGATCTCTGTTCCCTTCTGCACCATCTATTTGACAGTTATCTTGGGGAATCTTACCATTCTCCATGTCATCCGTACTGATGCCACCCTCCATGAACCCATGTACTATTTCTTGGCCATGCTGGCCCTCACAGACTTGGGCCTTTGCCTTTCCACACTGCCCACAGTGCTGGGCATCTTCTGGTTTGATGCCAGAGAGATTGGCATCCCTGCCTGCTTCACTCAGCTCTTCTTCATCCATACCTTGTCTCTAGTGGAGTCATCAGTTCTATTGTCCATGTCCTTTGACCGCTATGTGGCTATTTGCAACCCACTGCGTTACTCCACAGTCCTGACACCTGAACGTATTGTCAAGATGGGGCTAAGCTCAGTGCTTAGAAGtgccctcctcatcctccccttGCCTTTTCTTCTTAAGCACTTCCAGTACTGTCGCTCCCATGTACTGACCCATGCCTATTGTCTGCACCTAGAGATCATGAAGCTGGCCTGCTCTAGCATCATTGTCAATCACATCTACGGGCTCTTTGTTGTGGCCTGCACAGTGGGCGTGGACTCCCTGCTCATCTTTCTCTCGTATGCCCTTATCCTTCGCACCGTTCTGAGTATTGCTTCCCACCAGGAGCGACTTCGAGCCCTCAACACCTGTGTCTCCCATATCTGTGCTGTGTTACTCTTCTACACCCCCATGATTGGCTTGTCTCTTGTGCATCGCTTTGGTGAACATCTTCCCCGCATCGTACACCTTCTCATGTCTTATGTGTATCTGCTGGTGCCACCCCTCATGAACCCCATTGTCTACAGCATCAAGACCAAGCAAATCCGTCAACGCATCATTAAGAAGTTTGAGTTTGTAAAGTCACTTAGGCGTTTTCAGCAGGATTGA